One segment of Vagococcus martis DNA contains the following:
- a CDS encoding dihydroorotate dehydrogenase electron transfer subunit, with the protein MKQEMMEIVNQVELAPRIFEMTLRGDLTQEMVTPGQFIHIRVPREDLLLRRPISLAEVNHGDKTCKIIYRVEGDGTKVFSECQIGDKLDCLGPLGNGFDIEMVEKDDVVYVIGGGIGVPPLYELGRRLKEKGATIYFLNGFASKDVMYYEEEFSALGQLHIATDDGSYGVKGHVGMLIDKVKPVTGEPKAIFACGAPGLLRAVETTFIDHPHVYLSMEERMACGVGACYACVCQSKKDPKVNKKVCDEGPIFKAGDVII; encoded by the coding sequence ATGAAACAAGAGATGATGGAGATTGTCAATCAAGTTGAATTAGCACCACGTATATTCGAAATGACGTTAAGAGGAGACTTAACGCAAGAGATGGTAACACCAGGTCAATTTATTCATATTCGTGTTCCGAGAGAAGATTTACTATTAAGACGCCCAATCAGTTTGGCAGAAGTAAATCATGGCGATAAAACGTGCAAAATCATTTACCGTGTTGAAGGTGATGGCACAAAAGTTTTTAGCGAGTGTCAAATTGGAGATAAACTCGATTGTTTAGGACCTTTAGGTAATGGATTTGATATAGAGATGGTAGAAAAAGATGATGTTGTTTATGTAATAGGTGGAGGAATTGGTGTTCCTCCTCTTTATGAGTTAGGACGTAGACTAAAAGAAAAAGGGGCAACTATCTATTTCTTAAATGGTTTTGCGTCAAAAGATGTGATGTATTATGAAGAAGAATTCAGTGCATTAGGTCAGTTACATATTGCAACAGATGATGGCTCATATGGTGTAAAAGGTCATGTTGGGATGTTGATTGATAAAGTTAAACCTGTAACGGGAGAACCTAAAGCAATTTTTGCTTGTGGTGCACCAGGGTTACTAAGAGCAGTTGAAACGACTTTTATAGATCATCCCCATGTGTATCTATCTATGGAAGAGAGAATGGCTTGTGGTGTGGGAGCATGCTATGCGTGTGTTTGCCAATCTAAGAAAGATCCTAAGGTTAATAAAAAAGTCTGTGATGAAGGGCCAATATTTAAAGCAGGAGACGTGATAATATGA
- the carB gene encoding carbamoyl-phosphate synthase large subunit: MPKRDDIKKILVIGSGPIIIGQAAEFDYAGTQACLALKEEGYEVVLINSNPATIMTDKDIADKVYIEPITLEFVTKVLRKERPDAILPTLGGQTGLNMAIELNDKGILEELGIELLGTKISAIDQAEDRDLFKQLMEELNEPIPESVIVHTVEEAVEFGKKIGYPLIVRPAFTLGGTGGGMCDDEESLIAITKNGISLSPVDQCLIEKSIAGYKEIEFEVMRDKKNQAIVVCHMENFDPVGIHTGDSIVFAPCQTLSDVEVQLLRDASLKIIKALEIEGGCNVQLALNPDSYDYYVIEVNPRVSRSSALASKATGFPIAKIAAKIAVGLTLDEMKNPVTQTTYAMFEPALDYVVSKIPRWAFDKFEHGDRLLSTQMKATGEVMALGRTIEESLLKAVRSLEIGLHHIDSEESKDLSDDELIKQMVEAKDDRLFRVAEGIRRGMTIQDIAQFTKIDIFFLDKIKRIIELEDALSNNPNDIEVLKEAKRYGIADVVIARLWNMTVEDVKHIRTENKILPVYKMVDTCAGEFASETPYFYSTYEEENESVRTDKESVIVLGSGPIRIGQGVEFDYATVHSVKAIQEQGYEAIIINSNPETVSTDFSISDKLYFEPLTLEDVLNIVELEQPKGVIVQFGGQTAINLAEGLTKHGIPIIGTTLEDLDRAENRDKFEQALQELGIPQPEGATATNEADAIKIAERIGYPVLVRPSYVLGGRAMEIVWSTKDLKRYMVEAVKASPEHPILIDRYVVGTECEVDAICDGEDVLIPGIMEHIERAGVHSGDSMAVYPPQTISQPVIDKIVDYTQKLAKGLNCKGIMNIQFIAQGEDVFVIEVNPRASRTVPFLSKVTDIPMAKLATQLILGHTLTEFGYEPGLYKESPMVHVKAPVFSFAKLHEVDTQLGPEMKSTGEVMGTDRTMEKALYKAFEASGMHLPDYGNVLFTISDDCKEEALALAKRFSDIGYGILATEGTSKFLTEYGLIVETVAKIADTKNYNVIDCIKTGRVNLVINTTGNSAKEASDGFRIRRFSVENGVPLMTSLDTTKAILKVLEARSFTALSL, encoded by the coding sequence ATGCCTAAAAGAGACGATATAAAAAAAATATTAGTGATTGGTTCAGGACCAATTATCATCGGACAAGCAGCTGAATTTGACTATGCCGGTACACAAGCATGTTTAGCCTTAAAAGAAGAAGGTTATGAGGTGGTGTTAATCAACTCAAACCCAGCGACAATTATGACAGACAAAGACATTGCTGATAAAGTTTATATCGAGCCTATCACGTTAGAATTTGTCACAAAGGTATTAAGAAAAGAACGCCCAGATGCCATCCTTCCAACACTTGGTGGACAAACAGGGTTAAACATGGCCATCGAATTAAATGACAAAGGAATTTTAGAGGAATTAGGGATTGAACTCCTAGGAACTAAAATCAGTGCCATTGACCAAGCAGAAGATAGAGATTTATTTAAACAGTTAATGGAAGAGTTAAATGAGCCAATTCCAGAAAGTGTGATTGTTCATACAGTAGAAGAAGCGGTAGAGTTTGGTAAGAAAATTGGCTATCCTCTTATTGTTCGTCCAGCGTTTACGTTAGGTGGAACAGGTGGGGGAATGTGTGATGATGAAGAGTCATTAATTGCGATTACAAAAAATGGTATCAGCCTTTCTCCCGTTGACCAATGTTTAATCGAAAAAAGTATTGCTGGCTACAAAGAAATCGAATTTGAAGTGATGCGAGATAAAAAGAATCAAGCGATTGTGGTGTGTCACATGGAAAACTTCGACCCTGTTGGAATTCATACTGGTGACTCCATCGTGTTTGCCCCTTGCCAAACATTATCTGATGTTGAAGTTCAGCTATTAAGAGATGCGTCACTAAAAATTATTAAAGCCCTTGAAATTGAAGGGGGATGTAACGTTCAGTTAGCCTTAAACCCAGATAGTTATGACTATTATGTCATTGAGGTAAATCCTCGAGTGAGTCGCTCGTCAGCATTAGCAAGTAAAGCAACAGGATTCCCGATTGCAAAAATTGCAGCGAAAATAGCGGTCGGTTTAACACTTGATGAAATGAAAAATCCAGTGACACAAACAACGTATGCAATGTTTGAACCAGCATTAGATTACGTGGTATCAAAAATTCCACGTTGGGCATTTGATAAGTTTGAACACGGAGATAGATTATTAAGTACCCAAATGAAAGCAACCGGAGAAGTGATGGCGTTAGGTCGTACGATAGAAGAATCATTACTAAAAGCAGTGAGATCTTTAGAGATTGGGTTACATCATATTGACTCAGAAGAATCAAAAGACCTGTCAGATGATGAGTTAATCAAACAAATGGTGGAAGCAAAAGATGACCGTTTATTCAGAGTAGCTGAAGGTATTAGACGAGGCATGACGATTCAAGACATTGCTCAGTTTACTAAAATTGATATCTTCTTCTTAGATAAAATCAAACGCATCATCGAATTAGAAGATGCATTATCCAACAATCCAAACGATATCGAGGTATTAAAAGAAGCGAAACGTTATGGTATTGCAGATGTTGTGATTGCTAGATTATGGAATATGACGGTAGAAGACGTAAAACATATCCGAACTGAGAACAAGATATTACCAGTTTACAAAATGGTGGACACATGTGCTGGAGAATTTGCTTCTGAAACACCATATTTCTATAGTACTTATGAAGAAGAAAACGAAAGTGTAAGAACAGATAAAGAATCAGTGATTGTCCTTGGTTCTGGTCCAATCCGTATCGGTCAAGGGGTAGAATTTGATTATGCGACAGTTCACTCAGTTAAAGCCATTCAAGAACAAGGCTATGAAGCGATTATTATCAATAGCAATCCAGAAACCGTCTCAACTGACTTCTCAATTTCAGATAAATTATACTTTGAGCCATTAACATTAGAAGATGTGCTTAACATCGTAGAGTTAGAACAACCTAAGGGCGTTATCGTTCAGTTTGGTGGTCAAACAGCGATTAACTTAGCAGAAGGATTAACAAAACACGGTATTCCAATTATTGGAACAACCTTAGAAGATTTAGATCGAGCAGAAAATCGTGACAAGTTTGAACAGGCGTTACAAGAATTAGGTATTCCACAACCTGAAGGAGCAACGGCGACTAATGAAGCGGACGCGATAAAAATTGCGGAAAGAATTGGCTATCCTGTATTAGTTAGACCAAGTTATGTTTTAGGCGGTCGTGCGATGGAGATTGTCTGGAGCACAAAAGACTTAAAACGTTACATGGTTGAAGCCGTAAAAGCATCACCAGAGCATCCAATTTTAATCGACCGATATGTTGTTGGAACAGAGTGTGAAGTTGATGCGATTTGTGATGGAGAAGATGTATTAATACCTGGTATAATGGAACATATCGAGCGTGCGGGTGTTCATTCAGGAGATTCGATGGCAGTCTATCCACCTCAAACAATAAGTCAACCAGTGATTGATAAAATTGTTGATTACACACAAAAATTAGCTAAAGGGTTGAACTGTAAAGGCATCATGAATATCCAGTTTATCGCTCAAGGAGAAGACGTCTTCGTGATTGAAGTCAATCCTCGTGCTAGCCGAACAGTTCCTTTCTTAAGTAAAGTAACAGATATCCCAATGGCCAAACTGGCGACACAATTAATTTTAGGTCATACATTAACAGAGTTTGGTTATGAACCAGGTTTATATAAAGAAAGCCCAATGGTTCATGTGAAAGCACCAGTATTCTCATTTGCGAAACTTCATGAAGTGGATACACAATTAGGGCCAGAAATGAAATCCACTGGTGAAGTTATGGGAACAGATCGTACAATGGAAAAAGCTCTTTACAAAGCATTTGAAGCAAGTGGCATGCATTTACCTGACTATGGTAATGTGTTGTTTACCATATCAGATGATTGCAAAGAAGAAGCTTTAGCATTAGCCAAACGATTCTCAGATATTGGGTATGGTATCTTAGCAACTGAAGGAACAAGCAAATTCTTAACGGAGTATGGATTAATTGTCGAAACAGTCGCAAAAATAGCAGATACTAAAAATTATAACGTGATTGACTGCATTAAAACAGGACGAGTGAACTTAGTCATTAACACGACAGGGAATAGTGCGAAAGAAGCATCAGATGGCTTTAGAATAAGACGTTTTTCTGTTGAAAATGGTGTGCCACTTATGACGTCCCTTGATACAACAAAAGCAATTCTTAAAGTATTAGAAGCTAGAAGCTTTACAGCATTATCATTATAA